A genome region from Chengkuizengella sp. SCS-71B includes the following:
- a CDS encoding ABC transporter substrate-binding protein: MNERGLGIMKVKVPYLFLILMLFMVFVAACSESSSNEQVNKATSNNQDGKETSVENVTFTLFNAGAGFRDLNTNETMIGKVLEDQTGVNFEMEFLVGDINTKVGTMIAANEFPDVVIPDSAIDKFLDAGTFIPLNDLIDEHGPNIQRVYGSYYELMKQEDGNIYFLPFDAIVGERVPSPNVDQSAFWIQRRVLKEFGYPKIKTLDQYFQLIEEYVAKHKDEDVTGFISLTHDWRFFVLINPANHLAGFPNDGGVMVDMETYEATVYADKEDSTKRWLQKLNEMNAKGLYDKSSFVDNYDQYLAKISSGKILGFFDYGWQVRPALQLLEEFGNDDLLYMPMPIVFDEDIKDQYGDSPGFVDNRGIAITVSAEDPAKIIQYFDNLLTDENQILSNWGIEGETFEIDENGRFYKTKEQIDQETEEFRESFGLKYFEYFWPRYGTGSSLADGNSVAPGSQAEVVQLGYTEGDLNLLKQYGVRTFAELFSLTDERPWFPAWSVQVEQGSPVQIFDTRSDELQRKYFPKLVLSNPGEFDHVWNEYVTEFRKLDVKGYEKFMTEQIKKKVDRAYGK, from the coding sequence ATGAACGAAAGGGGACTAGGTATTATGAAGGTGAAAGTGCCTTATTTGTTTTTGATCCTGATGTTGTTTATGGTTTTCGTAGCTGCATGCTCAGAAAGTAGTAGTAATGAACAAGTAAATAAAGCAACATCAAACAATCAAGATGGTAAAGAAACTTCAGTAGAGAATGTGACTTTTACATTATTTAATGCAGGGGCTGGATTTAGAGATTTGAACACCAATGAAACGATGATAGGGAAAGTACTAGAGGATCAAACTGGTGTTAACTTTGAAATGGAATTTTTGGTTGGAGACATCAATACAAAAGTTGGTACAATGATTGCGGCTAACGAATTTCCTGATGTTGTGATACCAGATAGTGCCATTGATAAATTTTTAGATGCAGGGACCTTTATTCCTTTAAATGATTTAATAGATGAGCATGGACCGAACATACAAAGAGTTTATGGATCCTATTACGAGCTAATGAAGCAGGAAGATGGAAATATTTATTTCTTACCCTTTGATGCTATAGTGGGTGAGCGTGTTCCAAGTCCTAATGTTGATCAAAGTGCGTTCTGGATACAACGTCGTGTTCTAAAGGAATTTGGCTATCCTAAAATTAAAACATTAGATCAGTATTTTCAATTAATTGAAGAATATGTAGCGAAACATAAAGATGAAGATGTAACGGGATTTATTAGTTTAACTCATGATTGGAGGTTTTTTGTTTTAATAAACCCAGCAAATCATTTGGCTGGATTTCCAAATGATGGTGGGGTAATGGTTGACATGGAAACGTATGAAGCCACAGTTTATGCAGATAAGGAAGATTCTACTAAGCGTTGGCTTCAAAAATTAAATGAAATGAATGCCAAAGGGCTGTATGATAAATCTTCATTCGTTGACAACTATGATCAGTACCTAGCGAAAATATCATCTGGAAAAATATTAGGATTTTTTGATTATGGTTGGCAGGTAAGACCAGCACTTCAACTTTTAGAGGAATTTGGTAATGATGATCTCCTTTATATGCCTATGCCTATAGTATTTGACGAGGATATTAAAGACCAATACGGTGACTCTCCAGGTTTCGTAGATAATCGTGGAATAGCCATTACTGTCAGTGCGGAAGACCCTGCTAAGATCATTCAGTATTTCGATAACCTTTTAACAGATGAAAATCAAATTTTGTCCAACTGGGGTATTGAAGGCGAAACATTTGAAATCGATGAGAATGGAAGATTTTATAAAACCAAGGAACAAATCGATCAAGAAACAGAAGAATTTAGGGAATCATTTGGTCTTAAATATTTTGAATACTTTTGGCCTCGTTACGGAACAGGTTCTTCTTTAGCAGATGGAAATTCGGTTGCTCCTGGGTCTCAGGCGGAAGTCGTGCAATTAGGATATACAGAAGGTGATTTAAATTTACTCAAGCAATATGGTGTGAGAACCTTTGCAGAGTTGTTCTCACTAACAGATGAGAGACCTTGGTTCCCAGCATGGAGTGTTCAGGTGGAACAAGGTTCACCAGTGCAAATTTTTGATACAAGATCGGATGAACTTCAGAGGAAATATTTCCCTAAGCTTGTGCTTTCTAACCCAGGTGAATTTGATCATGTTTGGAATGAATATGTAACAGAATTTAGAAAGCTTGATGTTAAAGGTTATGAGAAATTTATGACAGAACAAATAAAAAAGAAGGTTGATCGTGCATATGGAAAGTAA
- a CDS encoding sensor histidine kinase codes for MNLGLDHIRLRNKMLIIFFVSVFTPILLTNIIFYIVTTNHVENLRMKDINKNIEQMKSEFQIEVEHAISLSSLFYTDFWINKTLSYSYTNNEAEYVEAYNSYLRRVLNSSYTPIYTLVKEITIYVDNPTLLYSGGVEFISPEVEKTEWYKRIKKSNYSTPILIRTESSFGEKDIFSIVRRMDYYRDQNHVEKVLKIDLRPKAIEQIFSNLNVDGDLYLIEKSKRSVEYTTNSNMEWRNTEIIYDQIDLPKGTIVIEKDFSDDILLGQWNVIAEIPDIEVFQEVKESSNFVILLACLIIILPTLVIVWITRSFTVRLMLILKHINKVTTQNFEIIPDIKARDEIGQLSIQFNRMTLTIKSLIDDVYKADIQKKNLELQQRQAQLNALHSQINPHFLFNALETIRMRSLMKGENETANIIQSMAKMLRTSLVWKMDKVTVKQELELIYCFLEIQKYRFEQKLDYHIQIDSAAYDCTIPKMTYLTFIENASIHGIEPLKHGGRIDLKISIEENVLVYYLQDNGVGMKEEKLSQLNQYMHSKKDMGDRVGIQNVIYRLKLYYEEQFEMLIDSEEGNGTTIQIRLPIEKEMKT; via the coding sequence ATGAATCTAGGCTTAGATCATATTCGTTTAAGAAATAAAATGTTAATCATTTTTTTCGTATCGGTGTTTACCCCTATCTTACTCACTAATATCATTTTTTATATTGTAACAACAAATCATGTAGAGAATTTAAGAATGAAAGATATTAATAAAAACATAGAACAAATGAAAAGTGAATTTCAGATAGAAGTAGAACATGCGATATCGCTATCTTCATTATTTTATACGGATTTTTGGATTAATAAAACTTTATCGTATTCTTATACGAACAATGAAGCGGAATATGTTGAAGCGTATAATTCCTATTTACGCAGAGTATTAAACAGCAGTTACACCCCAATTTATACATTAGTGAAGGAAATTACAATTTATGTAGACAATCCAACACTGCTTTATTCAGGAGGTGTGGAATTTATTTCTCCTGAAGTGGAGAAAACAGAGTGGTATAAAAGAATAAAGAAAAGTAATTATTCTACCCCGATTCTAATTCGAACTGAATCATCCTTTGGAGAAAAAGACATCTTCAGCATTGTTCGTAGAATGGATTATTATAGGGATCAAAATCATGTTGAGAAAGTACTAAAAATTGATTTGCGTCCAAAAGCTATTGAGCAAATATTCTCAAATTTAAATGTAGATGGCGATTTGTATTTAATAGAGAAGAGTAAGAGGAGCGTTGAATATACAACCAATTCAAATATGGAATGGCGAAATACAGAAATTATATATGATCAAATTGATTTGCCTAAAGGAACGATCGTCATAGAAAAGGATTTTTCAGATGATATTCTTCTTGGACAATGGAATGTCATTGCAGAGATTCCAGATATAGAAGTGTTTCAGGAAGTGAAAGAATCTTCTAATTTTGTCATTTTATTAGCTTGTTTGATTATTATTTTACCAACACTAGTTATTGTATGGATTACTAGATCTTTTACGGTTAGACTCATGTTAATTTTAAAACATATCAATAAAGTGACAACACAGAACTTTGAAATCATTCCTGATATTAAAGCACGTGATGAAATTGGTCAACTCTCAATTCAATTTAACCGAATGACATTAACTATAAAAAGTTTAATTGATGATGTGTATAAAGCTGACATTCAAAAGAAAAATTTAGAACTACAGCAAAGACAAGCGCAATTAAATGCGCTTCATAGTCAAATTAATCCACACTTTTTATTTAATGCATTGGAAACGATTCGTATGCGAAGTCTGATGAAAGGCGAGAACGAAACAGCCAATATTATTCAGAGCATGGCCAAGATGTTAAGAACATCGTTAGTGTGGAAGATGGATAAGGTGACAGTAAAACAAGAATTAGAATTAATTTATTGTTTTTTAGAAATACAGAAATATAGATTCGAACAAAAACTAGATTATCATATTCAAATAGATAGTGCCGCTTATGATTGTACAATTCCCAAAATGACTTATCTAACGTTCATAGAAAATGCTAGTATTCATGGAATAGAGCCGCTTAAACATGGGGGTAGGATCGATTTAAAAATCTCTATCGAAGAGAATGTATTAGTGTACTATTTACAAGATAATGGGGTGGGTATGAAAGAAGAAAAGCTTTCTCAATTAAATCAATATATGCATTCCAAAAAGGACATGGGGGATCGGGTAGGTATTCAGAATGTGATCTATCGACTAAAGTTATATTACGAAGAACAATTTGAAATGCTCATTGATAGTGAAGAAGGAAATGGAACAACAATTCAAATTCGATTGCCCATTGAAAAAGAAATGAAAACTTAA